GGCCGTGCAGGCCCCTCCGGCGAGCGTCAGATACCGCTTGAGGGCGGGATGCGCCTGGATGAAGTACCCGGCGTCGCACTCGGCGGGCACCGCCGTGCTGGTCGCGCCGCCTGCCTCCGGGAGCGTGGTCCAGTCGTCGGCACCGGCCGTGTGCGCCTCCAGGAGGGCGTGGTCGTAGCCCTTCTCCGTGTCCCAGAGCAGCCTGGTCCGCAGAGTTGGATTTTCGGACGCACTCACCGAGGTGAGGTCGATGGTGCGGGTGAGGCGGTTCCAGGCGTAGTCGCTGTGCGTGACGGCGGCCATGGAGGCGCCTTCGTACGGGCCGTACGGATTGACGGTGCCGGGGTAGGCGCCCGCTCCCGCGCTCTCGAACTGCGGGAAGGTCTCCACGGGCAGCGTGTCGGAGGTGACGCTGTAGGACCCGGCCGCGTTCAGCGGGTTGCCGGGAGCGCCGCCCAGCGGTGTGGTGGCGCCCGCGAGCGGGCCGGAGCCCTGGAAGGACGTGGCGTCCGGCAGGGACGTACGGGTGTAGGCGCCCAGGTAGTACTGGCTGAAGTCGTTCGACAGGGTGCCGCCTCCGAGGTCGACGGAGCCGCCGGCCTGCTCGCCCGCCTCGATCAGCTTGCCGCCCTCGTTGAGGAAGGCGCGCAGCTGGAGCTGGGTGGCGTTGCCGGGGACGCCGGCGCCCGTGTAGTGGACGACCGTGTCGAAGTGGCTGAGCACGCCGAGCGCGTCGGGCGCGCCCTGGGTGGCGACGTCCCAGACGATCGCCCTGCGGCCGTTGGCCTTCAGCGCGTCGACGTAGGTCTTGGCCTGCGTGGCGGCCGCGCTCTCTTCGGCGACAACGAGCGTGTCGGCCCTGGGCCGTTCGGCGATCGTGTAGGTGAAGTGCTTGCTGGAGACGGTCTTTCCACTCCTGGTCCTGCCGGTGAACCAGACCTCGACCTTGTCGCCGGGCTCGCCGTCCCGGACCTTCGCCCGGTACTCGTCGAAGTGGATGTTGTCCTCACCGCCGTAGGTCTCTCCGCCCTTCCAGGGCCGCAGAGCGTTGTCCCGGGTACGGCCGCCGTTGACGCGGTACTTGAGCTCCTTGTCGCGCACCGACTTCCGTGCGACGACGGAGACTTCCTGGGCGGCGCCGCGGGAGTACGACGTCGTGAGCGGGGCCGGGGTGAAGTCGGCGGCCTTCAGGCCGACCGAGGAGGACGGCTGGTCGGGGTGGGCGGCGGACTCGGCGACGGAGAGCGCGAAGGGGATGTTCTTGGCGAACTCCTGCTGGATCAGGGTCTCGTCGTCCGGGAAGGTGAAGATCGACTGACAGTCGTCCGGATTCCACTGGTCGTCGGGGTCGACGCTGGATGCGGCTTCGCAGGTCGACATCTCGGGGGTGAACATCGCCATGCCGTTGACGTTCGCCGCATGGCCGTCGGACTCGCCGTTGGTGGTGTACAGCTCCGAGGAGACCTGCGGGTGGTAGCCGGGGATCGCGGAGTTCTCCGGCGTGCCGGCGAGGGCCTCGTACACCACGTCGTCCGGGGTGGATGTGGCGACCTGCCAGCCGACTCCGTAGAGGAGGAGTTCGGCGGCGGAGTGGTAGTTGATGCCGTACTCGAATCCGATCCGCCGCTCGAAGGCGTCCAGGGCACGGGTCTCGGGCTCGGAGTTCGGGGCCGCGCCACGGTAGGTCTGGCTGGTGGGGTTGGGGGACGAACCCTCGTCGTCGTAGCCCCACTTGTAGGCGAAGTTGCGGTTGAGGTCGACGCCGTCGCCGGTGCTGATGACGCCGTCGCCGTTGACGTCCCGCAGGTTCTTGCGCCACAGGCGGTTGTCGGAGTTCTCGAAGGTGTAGTCGTAGCCGTCGGGGTTGGCCGTGAGGACGAACCACAGTTCCGTCGTGTCGACGATTTTCTTGATGCGCTTGTCGGTGGCGTAGTTGTCCACAT
This genomic window from Streptomyces sp. DG2A-72 contains:
- a CDS encoding M14 family metallopeptidase, which encodes MRHRARSILAVGTLLIGGASIAPIAQAQSGSSSSGGDEVKVFRADVTQQQVPLLLATGQDGHELGERVPDKGTATVEVYLTDQQADKLEKQGVGLTEHALSGKAEARVEAAAEGVFRPYSSDGGLRQEILATARANPGLTKVVSIGKSINGQDILALKLTKNAKKTKDGAKPSVLYLSAQHAREWITPEMTRRLMHHYVDNYATDKRIKKIVDTTELWFVLTANPDGYDYTFENSDNRLWRKNLRDVNGDGVISTGDGVDLNRNFAYKWGYDDEGSSPNPTSQTYRGAAPNSEPETRALDAFERRIGFEYGINYHSAAELLLYGVGWQVATSTPDDVVYEALAGTPENSAIPGYHPQVSSELYTTNGESDGHAANVNGMAMFTPEMSTCEAASSVDPDDQWNPDDCQSIFTFPDDETLIQQEFAKNIPFALSVAESAAHPDQPSSSVGLKAADFTPAPLTTSYSRGAAQEVSVVARKSVRDKELKYRVNGGRTRDNALRPWKGGETYGGEDNIHFDEYRAKVRDGEPGDKVEVWFTGRTRSGKTVSSKHFTYTIAERPRADTLVVAEESAAATQAKTYVDALKANGRRAIVWDVATQGAPDALGVLSHFDTVVHYTGAGVPGNATQLQLRAFLNEGGKLIEAGEQAGGSVDLGGGTLSNDFSQYYLGAYTRTSLPDATSFQGSGPLAGATTPLGGAPGNPLNAAGSYSVTSDTLPVETFPQFESAGAGAYPGTVNPYGPYEGASMAAVTHSDYAWNRLTRTIDLTSVSASENPTLRTRLLWDTEKGYDHALLEAHTAGADDWTTLPEAGGATSTAVPAECDAGYFIQAHPALKRYLTLAGGACTATGTSGSWNSFTGSSTGWQEVSFDLSAYAGKKVEVSLGYVTDPGSGGRGVLADNVSVVIGGNAAQTEGFETSLGAWTTPGPPAGSPAVVKDWGRAGELFKTYGAVTTDDTVLLGFGLEHVTAPIGRTTLIGKALEAIEG